In Trichoderma atroviride chromosome 2, complete sequence, one DNA window encodes the following:
- a CDS encoding uncharacterized protein (EggNog:ENOG41~TransMembrane:1 (i147-169o)), whose product MRRQRLKRGLKSLQGRLPGWLQPEDQNDTSGYYTSEPQKQILVINNRYDEATINDLWNIAYEKLRAEDGALIEEYEKKLLGNMAAGLGSMLNANMRDRMQTILEYQMNAVNASTWKLKFRSSEVEVRDLVQPILGAVSLVNEYITDAVAVSSYASLAWAGISLFLPLFLNPSTQMASLAQGLEFVSDLIAQSRMREELYLRRYGLKTQADHSLQQSHHEYKNGLERLYRQILKFQARAYCYFTDSSASRFCFDVMKQTDWDQLVSGIREQEAMFAKLSKTWRDIQYDNECLAADNRHREALNLWFTIGANVASLERAIQEAQKQESRIDLLEWLCNIDHTALYNSARQSHIDGTGEWLIHGKEIFKAWEKSIALKSFLWLHGKAGSGKSVLSSSVIKHLQDQHKGNATNVLAYFYFSFSDSQKETVDGMISSLIRQISARRPNIPQAVQSLCEYKNGGGRPDTETLIEALISSMQGFSAVYIIVDALDECPMIYDERKKLLKSLRNILEAAPDSLHMFCTSRKEVDIDEAIRPLLLEPWGDEVDLSHQTKALNDDIAQYIDSILADANYKTWPKSVKEEARRVLMEKADGMFQYIRCQSENLQKLSSIDAVRKALQDLPSGLDSTYARMLHSIDEDFRPQVIASLKWLAYSTGSLSIGMLAEVFVLPSRPDDGFEEISYLFSPMDVLKYFPGLIVIGKGSARGIQENSLVRLAHFSIKEYLTSDRILHSRASSFAFTESDAHMHIACSCLAYHLHISSMNAILDFDQPGNVYRDQVRLYATLNWAWHLEMIPHTSWPPDILRNAVLSLSSRSQSLLTMVGGWLRWEDFIRRPHYYTASRGFRQLTEILISMGDGVNGYLTQLDLDEGLQVAVRYRKKSIAKLFLENGAQIRDCLETAAEQGEVALVRLLLDHGAETNALAGKLEAALRAALWSGHLGMLKLLLSRGGDVNSPFIKAKYVPTSRASSEQHVIDCLRFLFDNGAGVDMSADKSLTEALYVAISCQYEEVSRLLLDRGANVNELARPHEFPLQAAIAQLSPNIEFIRYLLDLGADPNAQEGRSNTALNIACDHAFWEEGQSVEIVKLLTDYGADVSIKEGAYGAAALQAACQNSNISIPVIQMLLEKGADVNARGGVLR is encoded by the exons ATGCGGCGTCAACGTTTGAAACGAGGACTCAAGTCCCTCCAAGGGAGGCTGCCAGGCTGGCTGCAACCCGAGGATCAAAATGACACATCTGGCTATTATACTTCAGAGCCCCAGAAGCAGATATTGGTTATTAACAATCGATACGATGAAGCTACAATCAATGACCTTTGGAATATAGCATATGAGAAGCTGAGAGCGGAAGACGGTGCGCTCATCGAGGAATACGAGAAAAAGCTTTTGGGAAATATGGCCGCTGGACTAGGCTCAATGTTAAACGCCAACATGAGAGACCGAATGCAGACAATACTAGAGTACCAAATGAATGCCGTTAATGCAAGTACATGGAAGTTAAAATTCAGGAGCTCCGAGGTCGAAGTCAGGGATCTCGTACAGCCTATTCTAGGAGCTGTGAGTTTGGTCAACGAATATATCACTGATGCCGTCGCTGTAAGCTCCTACGCATCTCTGGCTTGGGCAGGTATCAGTTTATTTCTACCA CTTTTCCTTAACCCATCGACCCAAATGGCATCTCTGGCACAGGGTTTGGAATTCGTCTCGGACCTTATCGCCCAGAGCCGAATGAGGGAAGAGCTCTACCTTCGTCGCTATGGGTTGAAGACTCAAGCAGACCATTCTTTACAACAATCTCACCACGAGTACAAGAACGGCTTAGAGCGGCTCTATCGACAGATTTTAAAATTTCAAGCCAGGGCTTACTGCTACTTTACTGACAGCTCTGCATCTCGCTTTTGCTTTGACGTCATGAAGCAGACTGATTGGGATCAGCTGGTCAGTGGAATTCGTGAGCAGGAGGCTATGTTTGCCAAGTTGTCAAAGACTTGGCGCGATATCCAATATGATAATGAATGCTTGGCGGCTGATAACCGACACCGAGAGGCATTAAACCTCTGGTTTACCATTGGAGCAAATGTCGCCAGCTTAGAGCGGGCAATTCAAGAGGCACAGAAACAAGAAAGCCGCATCGACCTACTGGAATGGTTGTGCAATATTGATCACACCGCGCTTTACAATAGTGCTCGCCAAAGTCACATAGATGGCACAGGCGAGTGGCTCATACATGGGAAAGAGATATTCAAGGCATGGGAGAAGAGTATCGCGCTCAAGTCTTTCTTATGGCTCCATGGAAAAG CTGGTTCTGGGAAGTCTGTATTAAGCTCCTCTGTGATTAAGCATTTGCAGGACCAACACAAGGGTAATGCTACAAATGTGCTcgcttatttttattttagttttagcGATTCTCAAAAAGAGACGGTCGATGGAATGATCTCATCACTTATAAGACAGATCAGTGCTCGTCGGCCGAATATACCGCAAGCAGTCCAAAGCCTTTGCGAGTATAAAAATGGAGGCGGCCGTCCGGATACTGAAACATTGATAGAGGCACTAATCTCCTCCATGCAAGGATTTTCAGCCGTATATATCATTGTTGATGCATTAGATGAGTGTCCGATGATTTACgacgagagaaagaagctccTTAAAAGCTTACGCAATATCCTTGAAGCAGCGCCCGATAGCCTTCACATGTTTTGCACAAGCCGCAAAGAAGTAGACATAGATGAAGCCATTAGGCCCTTATTACTTGAGCCTTGGGGGGACGAAGTCGATCTATCTCACCAAACTAAAGCTCTTAACGATGATATTGCTCAGTATATCGATTCCATTTTGGCTGATGCCAATTACAAAACATGGCCAAAAAGTgttaaagaagaagcaagaagagtGCTGATGGAGAAGGCTGATGGCAT GTTCCAGTACATCCGCTGTCAGTCCGAAAACTTGCAAAAATTATCCTCTATAGATGCCGTGCGCAAGGCTCTCCAAGACCTTCCCAGCGGACTTGATTCAACCTATGCCAGAATGCTCCACAGCATAGATGAAGACTTCCGACCACAGGTCATAGCTTCATTGAAATGGCTCGCCTATTCAACGGGTTCCCTGAGCATTGGTATGCTTGCTGAAGTCTTCGTACTACCATCTAGGCCTGATGACGGATTTGAGGAAATCTCTTACCTGTTCTCTCCAATGGATGTGCTCAAGTACTTTCCTGGACTCATCGTCATCGGGAAAGGCAGTGCTCGGGGCATACAAGAAAATTCCCTTGTTCGGTTAGCTCACTTTTCTATCAAGGAATACTTGACATCGGATCGAATACTTCACAGCCGTGCGTCTAGCTTTGCATTTACGGAGTCTGATGCTCACATGCATATTGCTTGCTCGTGTCTCGCCTATCACTTGCATATAAGTTCGATGAATGCGATATTGGATTTCGATCAGCCTGGTAATGTATACAGGGATCAAGTGCGGCTATACGCAACCCTCAACTGGGCATGGCATCTCGAAATGATACCTCACACATCCTGGCCGCCTGATATTTTACGAAATGCTGTTCTCTCGCTGTCAagccgcagccaaagcctGCTCACTATGGTTGGAGGATGGCTCAGATGGGAGGATTTTATTCGGCGACCTCATTACTATACTGCCTCGCGCGGCTTCCGCCAGCTCACTGAAATACTGATTTCAATGGGTGATGGTGTTAATGGGTATCTCACGCAGCTAGATTTAGATGAGGGTCTCCAGGTTGCGGTGAGATACCGCAAGAAAAGTATCGCGAAACTCTTCTTGGAGAATGGCGCTCAAATACGCGACTGTCtagaaacagcagcagagcaagGAGAGGTGGCCTTGGTAAGGCTTTTGCTGGATCACGGCGCTGAAACCAATGCACTCGCTGGTAAACTGGAAGCGGCGCTGCGAGCTGCGCTATGGAGCGGCCATCTCGGTatgctcaagctgctcttgAGTCGCGGAGGCGATGTCAACAGCCCATTTATAAAGGCAAAATACGTGCCCACATCAAGAGCCTCAAGCGAGCAACATGTTATAGACTGTCTGCGTTTTCTATTTGACAACGGCGCCGGCGTCGATATGAGTGCGGACAAGTCTCTTACAGAGGCACTCTATGTGGCAATATCTTGCCAATACGAGGAGGTAtcccggctgctgctcgaccgAGGTGCGAACGTAAACGAACTCGCTAGGCCGCATGAGTTTCCACTCCAAGCGGCAATAGCACAACTTTCTCCTAATATCGAATTCATCAGGTACTTACTTGATTTAGGCGCAGATCCAAACGCTCAGGAGGGGAGATCTAACACGGCTCTGAATATCGCATGCGATCACGCATTTTGGGAAGAGGGGCAGTCGGTAGAAATCGTAAAGCTTCTAACCGACTACGGCGCTGATGTCTCCATTAAAGAGGGCGCATACGGAGCGGCAGCATTACAGGCAGCATGCCAGAATTCCAACATCTCAATTCCTGTTATACAGATGTTACTAGAGAAGGGCGCTGACGTGAATGCTCGAGGGGGGGTACTACGGTAA
- a CDS encoding uncharacterized protein (EggNog:ENOG41) — MVPHTFLITGASSGIGVQIVYAALAAGHQVLAATRNPQAAAAKYPTVRQQGGRWVEIDVDKRETEATVEKLVKENSVDILVCNAGYAMLGPLEEMSVEEFEAQLQTNTIGAVRCIKGALPHFRKNGAGTIVNVSSLAGFYGAPATTAYTASKFALSGFSEALATEVGVFGIRVILVEPGSFRTNLVTNLVVPARKIDEYDGTPARGLVEYQRASDGQQPGDPSKGGKRIVDVATDAIGDELAKKGKGEVLRVLLGSDCFSVAKQKLKKVGEPLDFIEEIANSTDFASD; from the exons ATGGTACCGCACACGTTCCTCATCACTGGCGCCTCTTCTGGCATCGGCGTGCAAATCGTCTATGCCGCTCTTGCGGCTGGCCATCAAGTGTTGGCCGCCACTCGCAATCCCCAGGCGGCCGCCGCCAAATATCCCACAGTACGACAGCAAGGTGGGCGATGGGTTGAGATAGACGTCGATAAACGCGAGACAGAAGCTACTGTCGAAAAGCTTGTCAAAGAGAACAGCGTTGACATATTGGTCTGCAATGCCGGATATGCAATGTTAGGTCCTCTTGAAGAGATGAG TGTCGAAGAATTTGAGGCTCAGCTGCAAACAAACACCATTGGAGCTGTGCGCTGCATCAAGGGCGCCTTGCCTCACTTTAGGAAGAATGGCGCAGGAACAATTGTGAATGTCAGCAGCTTAGCTGGCTTTTATGGTGCCCCCGCAACAACCGCCTACACGGCTTCTAAATTCGCCTTGAGCGGCTTCTCAGAAGCTTTGGCAACTGAAGTAGGCGTATTTGGCATCAGGGTTATACTTGTTGAACCAGGCTCTTTCCGGACCAATCTGGTTACCAATCTTGTGGTCCCCGCGCGCAAAATAGACGAATATGATGGTACTCCTGCCAGAGGGCTTGTAGAGTATCAGCGCGCGTcagatggccagcagccaggagACCCCAGCAAGGGAGGGAAGAGAATAGTAGACGTGGCAACTGATGCAATAGGCGATGAATTGgcgaagaaaggaaaaggagaagtCTTGCGAGTTCTCCTTGGTTCTGATTGTTTCAGTGTCGCGAAACAAAAGCTGAAAAAGGTGGGAGAGCCATTGGATTTTATAGAAGAGATTGCCAATAGCACAGATTTTGCTTCAGACTAG
- a CDS encoding uncharacterized protein (EggNog:ENOG41~MEROPS:MER0011726): protein MAQVQGHYDPQFEELRKLFQKNLDSKADVGASITVNIDGKNVVDIWGGYVDEECTRPWEAETLVAVWSCTKGVASLALLMLIDRGLVDHDAKVAQYWPEFAANGKQDIEIRHLLSHTSGLSAWEEVVTFEDLPDQDAIAAKLAAQAPLWEPGMASGYHAATFGVLIAEVLRRVTGKTMKQFVAEEIAAPLNADFQIGLSDKDISRASNSIAPKDKPPTQAMPEPGSIPFKTLANPVFSPNFVNTETIRKADLSSFNGFGNARAMNRIYSTLALGGGVDGVQLLSQKTIDLIFQEQSDGIDLVMGFPMAFGVGYALGGRGSANFMPGGKVGCWGGWGGSLFIFDIDRKLTFTYAMNQMSHNIMVKGREGEYVKAVYKALGVELE from the coding sequence ATGGCGCAAGTTCAAGGCCACTACGATCCCCAATTCGAAGAGCTGCGGAAGCTTTTCCAGAAAAATCTGGATTCCAAAGCGGACGTTGGAGCTTCCATCACTGTAAACATCGACGGCAAAAACGTTGTCGATATTTGGGGAGGATATGTTGACGAGGAATGCACCCGTCCATGGGAGGCTGAGACTCTTGTAGCAGTCTGGTCATGCACGAAAGGAGTCGCGAGCCTTGCTCTTCTGATGCTCATTGATCGCGGCTTGGTGGATCACGACGCGAAAGTTGCTCAGTACTGGCCCGAATTCGCTGCCAACGGGAAGCAAGATATTGAGATCCGACATCTCCTGTCTCATACGTCAGGGCTTTCAGCGTGGGAGGAAGTGGTTACCTTTGAAGACTTGCCTGACCAAGACGCTATTGCAGCAAAGCTTGCCGCGCAGGCTCCTCTATGGGAGCCGGGTATGGCGTCAGGATATCACGCAGCTACTTTTGGAGTATTGATAGCCGAAGTCTTGCGACGCGTGACAGGCAAGACGATGAAACAATTTGTCGCCGAGGAGATTGCGGCTCCTTTGAACGCAGATTTCCAGATTGGCCTCTCGGACAAAGATATCTCTCGCGCGAGCAACTCTATCGCGCCGAAAGACAAGCCGCCGACTCAGGCAATGCCAGAACCGGGATCAATCCCGTTCAAGACGCTCGCCAATCCAGTCTTTAGTCCAAATTTCGTCAACACGGAAACGATCCGAAAAGCAGACCTTAGCTCCTTCAACGGCTTTGGTAATGCTCGCGCGATGAATCGCATCTACTCCACCCTAGCACTCGGTGGTGGAGTTGATGGGGTGCAGTTGCTGTCTCAAAAAACGATTGACCTGATCTTCCAAGAACAGTCGGATGGCATAGATTTGGTAATGGGATTTCCTATGGCCTTTGGCGTTGGATATGCGCTCGGAGGACGAGGCTCCGCAAACTTCATGCCGGGTGGGAAAGTTGGCTGCTGGGGCGGGTGGGGAGGATCGTTGTTCATTTTTGACATTGACAGAAAGCTCACATTTACATATGCTATGAATCAGATGTCACATAACATCATGGTaaaagggagagaagggGAGTACGTAAAGGCTGTATATAAGGCTTTGGGAGTAGAACTAGAATAG